A segment of the Deinococcus radiopugnans ATCC 19172 genome:
GCGTTCAGCCGGAAGCCGCTCCAGTATTCCGGCCTGGCAACAGCAGTTCCTTCGGGAAATTGTTGACTGACCTCATCCAGGCGACTGCTCAACTCTTCAAGTTTCATGGGGCGGCTCTGGTGTCCATTGATGTGAGCCGCCACCTGAATTTGATGCGGCTGTTGATGAAAGGCTGAATCAGCCTGCTCTGGACTCACCCTGGTAACCGTACCTGACGCACGGACCTGCTGACCGAGTTGGGGCCAGTAGAACAACATCTCAGCCCAGGGATTTTCCTCCAGTTCCTGTGCCTTTTGCGAATGTAGATTTGTGTAAAAGGTCAGGCCCTGAGTCGGGTCTCCCCGCAGGTAAACGGTGCGGACACTGGGGTGGCCTGAAGCATTCGCCGTCGCCAACTGCATGGTGTAAGGCTCGGGCAGCTTAGCTTCGAGCATGGCAGAAAACCAGACCTGAAACTGCCTCATGGGATCGGCTTGCCAGCCCTGATCGGTGAACACGGCGTCTTGCATCATGAAGGCCCCTTAGAGGTGAGCGCCGCCCGTGGCGACGATGGTTTGACCCGTGATCCAGCGCCCACTGTCCGAAGCCAGGAAGGCCACCACGTCCGCAATATCGTTGGGCTGCGCGACCCGGCCCAGCGCAGCCTGACTCCCGACGTACTGCTGCGCTTCAGGATTGTTCTGAAGCCAGTCCGCGTTGATATTGGTGTCCACCACGCCCGGGGCAACGGCATTGACGGTAATGCCTCGCGGCCCGAGTTGCTGCGCCAGGGTATGGGTTAAGGCGTCAATGGCCGCTTTGCTCATGCCATAAGCCAGCAAGTCGGGGTACGCGATATGGGTTGTGCTTGACGACAGATTGACGATTCGCCCACCGTCACTCAGGCGACCCAGGCCATGCTTCAAAATCATGTAGGGAGAACGGGTGTTCACCTGATGCTGACGGTCGAAGTCCTCATCACTGAGCTGTTCGATCTCACCGCGCCGGGCGATACCCGCGTTGTTCACCAGGACATTGACGGGGTGATTGGCAACTCCGGCGCTCAGGGCCGCTCGTTCGTAAGCAGCCCAGAACTCGGTGCCTGCGTCAGCGCGGGACAGGTCTGTGTGAAAGACGAAAGCCTGACCCCCCATCTGTTCAATATCGCGCTGGAGCGCCTGTGTGTTTTCTAGATCGGCCCCGTGATGCAGCGCAACCAGATGGTCACGGCTGAGGCGGTGGGCGATGGCGGAGCCAATGCCACCGCCTGCTCCGGTAATCACGGCAAGGGTAGAGCGCGTTGTCATGGATTCTCCTTTCTCTGACACCCAATACCGAATAATTCATCGATATTAGAGATCTCTAATACCCATAAATCAATGCGGAGCGATTGGAGGTAGAGCGGTGGGGTGCCGCGAGGCACCGCTTTCACCTGGCCGAAGCTAACACGCTCGGTTATGGATAGTCAATGTCCATGATAGACTTCATGGATGAAGCTCTCGCAGGGAGTCGAATGGTGCCTGCACACTGTGGTTCTGCTCGGCCAGATTCCACAGGGCGGTCCATTGCCGCGTCATCTCATCGCGCGCCACCACGGCCTCCCGGACGAATATTTTGCAAAGTATTTGAAACTGCTCGTCAAGGCGGGGGTCCTCTTGGCCTCCACTGGGCCACGCGGCGGTTACCGGCTGGCCCGGCCAGGAGAACACATCACGGCCTGGGAGGTTGTTGAGGCCATTGAAGGAGATCAGTCATTTTTCCACTGTCAAGAAATTCGGCAGTGCGGCTCTGGAGCTGCGTCGCCAGAAGAATGTAATGAACCCTGCGCCATTCATCAGATGATGCAGGTTGCTTTTTTGAGTTGGAAAGAACAGTTGTCACGAACGACTGTTGCTGACCTTGTTGGGCAGGTTCCTGAGCATGTGCGTGACCGAAATCGCCTGGCACTCGTGAACGCTTGATCTCTTTCGCCAGACACAGACTGGCTTCGGCTTGAACCAATAAAAAGGTTGCGGGATTCCATCCATCTATCCTCTTTGCTGGCCTATTGATCTTGGTCCAACTTCACCGGTATGGAGGGCCTGTGGACAACAAGAAAACGGCCCGAAGGCCGCTTTGATTCCTCTGAATAAGAGTGACATTCAGCGCCTGTCAAATCCACGCACCCTACTCGCAGGCCACGCCGTCATTGTCCCGATCCAGCCTGGCGCGGTAGCCGGGCTGCCCGGCAGAAATGGGCGCAGCGCCCGCCGCCCGCGCCGCCGCACAGCTGGCGTAGTACACCGTACTGGGCGCGCGGCTCGGCGCGGTTGGGGCTGCCAACGGAACACTCCGGCTGGTGGCCTGGGTCAGCGATTTGGAGACGTAGCCTCCCTGACCCCGGTAGGTAGTACGGCACCACTGCCCCTGGCACGCCACCGTCAGCAGCGTATTTTTGGGAATGGTGGCAAGGATCGGCGCGGATGTACTGGCCGCCCGGCGCAGATTGACGGGGTTGGTGGTCACGGCGGTGGCCGCCCAGGCCGTCGAGCAGAGGGTCAGGGCCAGCAGGATGGAGGCTTTACGCATGACCTGAGTGTGACAGCTCTACCTGGTGGAAGTGCGCTACGTTGCGGCATGGCCGAAGAGCGCGAAGAGCTGGGCGTCAGTTACGTCGTCGTCGATGGGATCGAGGGCCGCATGGCCCGTGTCGAACTGCCGGATGGAGGCACCGAAGACTGGCGGCTGGCCTCCCTGCCTTCAGGCGTACAGGAAGGCGATGTCATCCGAATTGACGTGCAGGCTGGCGATGTGGAGATCAAGATTGACCACGAGGAGACGGACCGCCGCCACGCCCTGGGACAGCGTCAGCTCGATGCGTTGAATGCGGGAACACCTGATGGAGATATCAATCTGTGAAGCGCACCCTGATGCTGGTCGCGCTGCTGGGTGGGAGCGCTGTGGCTCAGGCTGCCCAAACCGGGGTGCTAACCATTCGTTTTTTAGACGTGGGGCAGGGCGACGCGGTGCTGATCACCGCCCCAGAAGGCCAATCCATGCTCTACGACGGTGGCAGAAGTCAACCCCGCATGCGGACGCTGCTCCAGCAGTACGGCGTCAAATCGCTGGCTCTTGTTGCGGCGAGCCATGCCGACGCGGACCACATCACCGGTCTGGTTCCCGCCATCGAGCTGTTCAAACCGAAGCTGTTCTTGAATAACGGTCTGGCGGCCAACACCAACATCTTCGGCAAGCTCACTGCCACTGCCGCTCGTGTTGGAACGCAGGGCCTCCTCGCTAGTGGCCGCGTCATCAATCTCGGCAGCGTCAAAGTCACTGTCCTACCTCCGCCTGTTGGGATGCCAAAAAACGATCAGAACCTCAACAGCGTGGGTCTGCTGATCGAGTACGGCACATTCAAAGCGTTGATGACTGGCGACTCGGAGACGGCGGAGACCCAGGGTTGGCTTAAAGCGTACCCATCCCCTTTCCTTGGCCCGGTGGATGTCTATAAGAGCATCCACCACGGCGCGGCCAACGGCGACAACCTGCCGTGGCTGACAGCGGTGCGTCCGAAGAACGTGGTGGTGTCGGTGGGGCCGAACAACTACGGGCATCCCACCGAGAAGGCTTTAGGACTTTACCGGCAGGCGGGGGCCACCATCTGGCGCACCGATCAGCAGGGCACCATCACGGTCCAGGTGCAACCTGGCGGGGAGTACACCGTCACGGCTGGAAAGGCAGGCACGGGAGCCCCAGTCCGGCCAACCGGGCCTGTTCCAGCCCTACCCAGAACGGTGCCAGTCCCGGCCCAACCACCCGCCCCTGCGGACACGTCTTACCCAAACTGCGCCGCCGTGCGGGCAGCGGGCAAAGCGCCACTCCTGAGAGGCCAGCTCGGTTACCGGGCCGGGTTGGACCGCGACGGGGACGGGCGGGCCTGCGAATGAAGCTAAGAATCCGGCGTTTTGCAACCTTCCCCGGTGAGCTACGTATGGACGGTCATGTTTGAACAGGTGTTCGTCCTCTCTTTTACACTTCTGACCCTTTACGTGGCTGCCTATACCTTCGCTGCCCAGCAGGTTGCTCAGCGGTATTCGCCCCGCTGGCTGGAAATGATGCGCCGCCCCTACGCCGTTGCCCCTCTCTTTATGCTGTCCCTGGGTGTGGGGGTTGCTGGCTACGCTGTCGTGCATCAGGCAGAGTGGAAGTCTAGGTCGAGTCAGGTTGAAGCCGACACCCTGGCTTTTGCCATTGGAATGGTGATTCTGGGCGTGGCCGTCGTTTGGATCATGGGCCTATGGGACAGCCTCTTCGACGTCGAAAGTCCCAGGAATCTTTCTAAGATCTTGGCAAGCGACGATCTGTTGTACGACGTGCTTTATGGCATGTTGGCCCGGCGGGACCGGGTGCTGTGGTCCAGACTTCTCCGCAAGGCGAGTGAGCGGTTGGAGTGGGTAGAAGCCTTGCATCAATGGCTCAGGGATACGCCGGAAGCGCTGCGTGAGCCATGGCTGGTTCAGGAAGCCATGAGTGAGTTCAGCCGTGAATTGCAATCTGGGCAGGCCAAAAGCCGCTGGGACGTTCTGCGACTGCTCATGGACGCTTCTCTCCAGCACGGCGCAGCCGAAGAAGCGCTCGACCGCTTCCAGATGGTCTTGCTCCATCTCAGCGTGTTAAAGGTCTGGGATTCTGCCCACTGGAACATCATGACGACCCTGGCGGAATTGTTCTGGCGTGACCTGTCTGGGCAGCCCCGCATCTACCTCTCGGAAGGGGTGGGGGAGGAGACGCAGTACATGGTGACTTCGCGGCTGGAGAGGCTTTGCGATCTGATGCTCGAAGTAGGAAACGTCAATATTCTCAACCAGTGTATGACAGGCGTCGGCTACTTCGTCCGAGACGTGGCAGACGACAACGCAGTGACTCTGGCAGACCGTCTGGTGCAAAGGCCAGGGCTGCTGGCGGCGCTGCAAGTTAATGCCCTGCGAGAACTGCTCAACGGGTTGAACTTCGCACGTCGGGGGCCAACGGCAGCTTATGAAGGGAGTCGCATTGATCGCCAGCGAGTGGTAGATCACATCGTCAATGATGTTCTGGCCTCCTGCCGTGATCGCCTGGAGAGGCAAATATTTGAGGACCTCGTGCGTACTGGTGGAATGCGGATAGGTGAAGACGGCAATTGGCGCTCAGTGTTCGGTCAGGAAGCGCAGGGGAGATCACTGCCCTCATCTTCCAGAACTCTTCTCAACTGGATCAAGAAAATCTCTTCAAGACGCGAAAACACCAATGAGCTCTCTGTTCATAGGGCAACCGTGCTCGAAAAGAGTAGAGATTGAGACGGCGTACGTTGGGCTAGACAGACGTCGGGCGTTTAGGGTGTTCTTCAGGTGGATGGGGTGTTCTGGCCGTCGGCAACTTCCTTGCAGGGTGGCTATGAATGGGGAACACACCCCAGCGCACGAGAATAGTGGAGAACGAGATGCTGCGTTTTCTCGCCAGGCAATCAGTAAGCCAGCGGCATCAAACCCGGCGACGTTTCCAGAGCCGACTGTGGTCAGTTGACCTTAGGCTTCTCAAGGTTTGCGGCGGCAGTTTGCCAGTTGATGAGGGTGCTGAGTACTGACGCATTCAGCAGAAGGGCTTTTTACTGGCTATGAACGCAGTAGGTTACCACCTGTGATCCTCAATTCGTTCAGATGGAGATACCATGGTGCCAATCTATCCACCATGGTGGTAGAGTGGATACCATGGTGATGAGCATCGATCAGGACAGACCACAGGTTCACGAGAGAGGCTTGAATGGACCAACTAGATCAGAGCCCTTTAACCGATGGTTCCGGTACCCCGCAGGTTTTTCCAGGGGAGCGCTCGTGGCCTGTTTTGATGCGGTTCCTATCCAGCGCGGCAAGGCAATAGCTGACCCCTTCGCCGGGGTAGCCACTGCTGGAGTACACATCGTGAAGCGGCACTCCAGTTTTCGTGGTATCGAAGCCCATCCTTTGATTGCTGAACTCTCGTCACTCAAGTTCAAGCCTGTCGACCAGCTTGACGGTCTTCAGAAGTACGGGGTGCATCTTTTAAGCGCGATGACTATGGCTGACATTGCATCGGAACATCCAATGGTCTTGAGATGTTTTGATGAAGTGACATTAAGTTTTCTTGCTGGTTTAAGAGACGAAATTGAGTCTGAGCCAACCCATCCTTACTACAAGCTGGCACGGTGGGCGTTATTAGCCACCTTGCGAGATACCGCCAGCGTGGGCGTCGGGTGGCCCTATCAGCGTCCTGGTGTTCAAAAAAATCCCCGCGTGAAGTCACCCAGTTCAAGATTTATCATGCGTTTGACACATATGGCTGAGGATTTATCCAGTATGAGCGGTGATGTGGACGGTTCTGTCGTACACGGAGATTCTAGGCTTGCAGAGGCTTGGGCCAACGGGCTGGACGGACAAAAAGCAGATGGAGTCATCTCATCACCACCGTACTTGAATAACTTCGATTATGCGGATGCAACGAGATTAGAACTCTATTTTCTTCGATATGCGAAGAGCTGGAAAGAAATGACTAATACGGTGCGTTCAAGCATGATGATTGCGACTACTCAGCAGACGAGTGGTCTGAGCGGCGTTCGACTAGAAGAGGATTTGCAAAATATTAAACCTATTCACTCAGATATCAATTTTATTGTTGAAAAGTTAGTTATAGAGCGCAAAAAGAGAGCTAAGGGGAAAGAGTATGATAGATTAGTTTATCAATACTTCAATGACATGAGCCTGATACTCGAAAATATGGCGATGAATGTTATTTCTGGTGGGAAAGTGGCTTTGGTTATAGGTGATAGCGCACCTTATGGAGTATATGTAGATACCCCAAAGCTGATTGCAATGTTGGCATCTCAGTACGGTTTTAGATTGAATAACGATCAAACGCTTAGATTACGTGGTGAACGTTGGACAGGAATCCAAACGCGACACAGTCACACTTTGTCTGAGCGACTTATTGTATTAACAGCACCTTAGCTTATTGTTAAAGCTGACGGCTTATGCTTGCTTTTAAATATTCCATGAACACATCTGCTGTTTCTGTAATCATTCGTTCTTCAATTTTTATTTTGTCTCGCAAGGCTTCCCAAGATCTTCTACGGTATTGAGTTATAAATCTCGTCACATTATCATCGATAAGTGGCGAAACCCAGTATTCAATGACTTTTTGACTGAATTGGGGGGAGTTGTACATCCTATTTAAATCAACATCACGCATGCTACAGCCAACAAAAACCCATTGGATCTTTTCACTTAGATTGAGAATTGCCTCTATAGCGTTACTCTTTTCTCTAGACAGGCCAACCTCAGTACTGCTCAATGTAGCTATAACCGATTCGAAATTATCAATGCTGCCGTGAAATTTTAGATATGGAATTTTGGCATTCGGTTGCTCCCAATACTGAGATAAATATTCGGGGAAATGCGAAAACTCTTGATCTGTCGCAAAAACCTCAAATTCATCGCTAGAGAGATGTTCAACCAGAGTGTCAAAGTTCACCCCGGCCACAATGAGTTTCTGATCGGGTGACCCGATGATATGACTTGCAATAGCTTGTAGGTTTCGTACTGCCATGCCACGAGATTGAAGGGCTTTCCGATTGTACTCCTCAAATTTCCGTAATGTAGGACTTCTGATTGGTCCTTCGCCGCGCCGATATTCCTCTGATAATACGCGCTCAAGGGTTAAAGTGCGAGCAAAATTCTGTAGATTTCCGATTGTCTCCCCGTCTTCTTCACGATTCTCCCTTAAAGCAATTAGCTCTCTGAGAAAAGCGCCAGGACGCTCTTCTGGAGACATCGTTTTACGCGGATCAATGAGCGCCTGTAATGCAATATCACGTAAGTCATTTCCCTCCATCAATTTTGATGATACAGAGAATCCAGCTCCAAGAAATAATACAATCGGTAGATCTTTTCTTAGATTTGCTAAACGGTCTATAGTTATCTTATTGACCTTAAATGAGTTTCTTTCGGATAAATATCCGGGAAATAATACAAATCGAGCTGAGTTGATGGGGTAAGTGTGTCGTGTATAGTTTAAAGCACCATCCACTATAATAAATAGCCGCTTGATATTACCCAATCCGATACTCACTAGATGTGTTACTAGAAATTGCCAAATTAAATCTTGGGCTTGATTTTCTAAAGCCGCTTCCTTATAAATTAAGCAAGCGGTGGGATAGTCAGTAGACGCAAGGAACTGTAGCGAATTTGATATTCCAGCCAATGCTTTTTCGGCTTCGCTTGAAGGTGCTGCATTTCCATTAATAAGCGTTTGCACACGCATCTGAGAATCTAACTGTACATTCAATGATAAGGTGGCAGCCAAAGGACTACTTGAAAACAATGCCTCCATGGCAGTCTTCAACTCTAGATCAACAGTTGATGCACGTCTAACTGTTGGATCGGAAGCCTCAATTAAAATGCCAGATTCAACTCTGAATATTTCTCTAAGGATTCCAATATGCTCTGCGACATCATTGATCACCAAAGGTATAACTTTGAGTGGTGATTCATCCTGTTCCTGCTCTATGGCAGCGAAAGCACCGAGTATTAAATGAATGAGCTGCTTAGTCTTCATTTTTTACTGTATTTGAAACAGCACTCTTAATTTTGTTAATAACTTTTCTTGTATTCCGCGTATCCTCAAAAAAGAATCCTAGCGCGGCAAGCGAAGATGACACATCCTGAAAATTTTTCATAAAACTGTCGAGACCATCACTGATTTCCTGATGCGTATTTTTACGTTTAGACAAATCATGAATGATGATATCTAGCACCTCCTCATCTGCTGACTCTGCAATGTATACGGACGGCTCTATTACTAGCCTCCCTCCGAGACGTCGTTTCGCTTCTGAAAGCTGCCAACCACTGTAAATAGATAGCTCCTGCCTATCTTTCTTCTCAAAGTTTTTAGATAGTGCTGAAGCAAATGCCGTGACTGGCACATCAACTAGTTTATCCATTTTCCGTCTGAATTGACTATTTTCTATGTTTTTAGGTAAAGCTCGTACAATTGAGTTGTTACGATTAATTAAAAGCCATATGAGTAGTCCTAAAGATTGAATTTGTAATGTCTTACTGCCCGAGAGATTATCTATCACTGAGACCAAGCGCTGACTATTCCATTGTTCATACCGAGAATGAAGGATACTATATGCCCATAAAAGAGTTATAGAATCCAAGATAACGTTCTCACTATTTCGATTACCAGTACTTTCAAGGATAGAAAGTGCAATTCTCCCTTCTGGGCGCAATAAATGCTTACGAGAGCTTAAATTTATGATCAATCCATCGAGAGAAAATGGTAAAGAAGGTATTTCTATGGAATTTGGCATTTTTTCCAATGCGCTTCTCAGTTTTGCACCAGTCGATATAGGATTGAAATACAATGACATCAGCGTTAGATCATCTTCTATATCTTTTGTAGGAGTTAGATAATTAGATTTCCATATAGAATCCAGAAAACGGTGTAGAATTTTAGCATCTTCCTTTCTAATGTATAATGGTAAGCCAAATAAAAGTGTTGGTGTGCTGAAGTTCATTTATTCATTCCTTTAGAAGCGGGCGGACAAAATACCCATTGACATCAATTTCCTTAACAATTCCAGTCAGTCGCTGTTTTTCATCACCATCCGCGAAAGTAAGTTGTTGATGGTAGTTTTCTGAGATCGGAAGTATAATTATAACTTGTGTGGCAATTTTATCAACTATTTTTTCTTGCAAGAACTTAGCAAGTTCTTGATACCTATCGTATTCAATAAATGCTCCGAATTCATCGAGGACAATGATACGATTTTCTACATTATCAAATTTTAAAGTTTCTAATGAAGAGAGGGTGTAGGCAAAAGCGCGCTCGCCACTGCTAAAAGCTGCAAGCGGCTTTGCAAATCTAGCTTTATTGACATCATCATAGATGATAGTCAGATTCTCAAGATCAAGCCTTTTGAAAGTGCCGTTATCGAATAAAGCCTTGCGAATCGATTGGTTCTCAAAGTTCTTCGAGAACTCGGTTTCATAATACTTAACGAAATAATCAAATGCACCTGTACGCTCTCCAGATTGTACATCTGCAAAGCCACCACGCTGCTGCTGAACATGAGCTGCAATGGTATTCAAAATACCATTAATGTTCCGCGTCGATCTTCTCATATCCTCGATGCTATCATTAGATTTTTGCAAGCGTGTGATAATGTTTGTGCATGTTCGTTGAAAGCGTTTTTGATCCAAAGAGTCAATAGTATCACTAGTATTTAAGTCTAAGATGGGTAATATCCATGGGAAATTACTACTCAAGCTGGTAAATTCATTCTTGAGTAGTTCATGATATTTCTGTTCATCAAGTTTTAAAGTACTGAGTTTACTCTCTAACTGTTCTTTTGTATCATTTAGACTTTCAACTGCAATCTGTAAAGTATGTTGCTGAGATAGCCAGGTGTTTCGATCACCCAACACTTCTTCGGCATCTTCAACTGCTTTTATCAGATCATCACGATCTCCAAAGCCTTTAAGCTGATCTATCTGCACCTGCGCTTTAGTTCTCGCAGCTAGAGCTGCATCTCGTTGAGTTGATAGAATCGCCATTTGAGATTCAAGTAACTGATACTTCTCTACCGTATTAGGTGTCAATTTATTAATGATATTTTGACTTCTTGTTGACTCTTTGAGAATTTGCGTTTTAATGCCCGATAATTCAGCAAATAGCCCCTTAATTATTGTTAGATTCTTAAGAACTTTATTTTGTATATCTATCTCGCCATTTATGCTTGAGACGTCGTCTCTCTCGGGCTGCTCAAGTAAAAAATCACGTCTATCACTTAATTGAGTTCGTATCTCTAAAAAATTCAAACTCTCATTGTTCACTGACATCGCTATTTCGCTGAGAACACCTCTAAACTGTGGCGACTTCATGGGCTCGATGACTCTATTAATCAATAAAATCACTTGAGGAGTGAGATCCAGGGCCGACAAACGAGTTTGTAGCCCAGCAATTTTCTCACGCGTCTGTATAATTATGTGTTCTAATCTGCTTTTATTAGCTCCACTAAGTCCCATAGTTGTAAGCAATTGCTCAATTCTAGCGTTGGTTTCAGTTTCACTATCCATCCTCTCATCTAATTTTTTGCGTAATCTTGCGAGATCATTTAGTAGCCTCTTCTCCTCAGTTACTTTAGACTGCAAATCTCTCATCGTTTGCTGATTCGATGTTATAGCACTTCTCAAGTCAATCAACTTTTTATCGTTATCTGATATTTCCAGCAAAAGATGTGGCAGCTCCTTGTCAATATTATTGAGTAAGATTAAATTATTTATTGAAGTATTTAAAAAGCCTAATTTGAATACCGATTTCTCCAAATCGGCTTCCAGATCCTTTTTTACCTTTTC
Coding sequences within it:
- the pdxH gene encoding pyridoxamine 5'-phosphate oxidase — its product is MMQDAVFTDQGWQADPMRQFQVWFSAMLEAKLPEPYTMQLATANASGHPSVRTVYLRGDPTQGLTFYTNLHSQKAQELEENPWAEMLFYWPQLGQQVRASGTVTRVSPEQADSAFHQQPHQIQVAAHINGHQSRPMKLEELSSRLDEVSQQFPEGTAVARPEYWSGFRLNASRWEFWQGRPDGLHDRFAYVLEQDCWAVDRLTP
- a CDS encoding SDR family NAD(P)-dependent oxidoreductase, which encodes MTTRSTLAVITGAGGGIGSAIAHRLSRDHLVALHHGADLENTQALQRDIEQMGGQAFVFHTDLSRADAGTEFWAAYERAALSAGVANHPVNVLVNNAGIARRGEIEQLSDEDFDRQHQVNTRSPYMILKHGLGRLSDGGRIVNLSSSTTHIAYPDLLAYGMSKAAIDALTHTLAQQLGPRGITVNAVAPGVVDTNINADWLQNNPEAQQYVGSQAALGRVAQPNDIADVVAFLASDSGRWITGQTIVATGGAHL
- a CDS encoding RrF2 family transcriptional regulator, with product MKLSQGVEWCLHTVVLLGQIPQGGPLPRHLIARHHGLPDEYFAKYLKLLVKAGVLLASTGPRGGYRLARPGEHITAWEVVEAIEGDQSFFHCQEIRQCGSGAASPEECNEPCAIHQMMQVAFLSWKEQLSRTTVADLVGQVPEHVRDRNRLALVNA
- a CDS encoding excalibur calcium-binding domain-containing protein, which codes for MRKASILLALTLCSTAWAATAVTTNPVNLRRAASTSAPILATIPKNTLLTVACQGQWCRTTYRGQGGYVSKSLTQATSRSVPLAAPTAPSRAPSTVYYASCAAARAAGAAPISAGQPGYRARLDRDNDGVACE
- a CDS encoding DUF3006 domain-containing protein, producing MAEEREELGVSYVVVDGIEGRMARVELPDGGTEDWRLASLPSGVQEGDVIRIDVQAGDVEIKIDHEETDRRHALGQRQLDALNAGTPDGDINL
- a CDS encoding excalibur calcium-binding domain-containing protein; amino-acid sequence: MKRTLMLVALLGGSAVAQAAQTGVLTIRFLDVGQGDAVLITAPEGQSMLYDGGRSQPRMRTLLQQYGVKSLALVAASHADADHITGLVPAIELFKPKLFLNNGLAANTNIFGKLTATAARVGTQGLLASGRVINLGSVKVTVLPPPVGMPKNDQNLNSVGLLIEYGTFKALMTGDSETAETQGWLKAYPSPFLGPVDVYKSIHHGAANGDNLPWLTAVRPKNVVVSVGPNNYGHPTEKALGLYRQAGATIWRTDQQGTITVQVQPGGEYTVTAGKAGTGAPVRPTGPVPALPRTVPVPAQPPAPADTSYPNCAAVRAAGKAPLLRGQLGYRAGLDRDGDGRACE
- a CDS encoding SIR2 family protein; the protein is MKTKQLIHLILGAFAAIEQEQDESPLKVIPLVINDVAEHIGILREIFRVESGILIEASDPTVRRASTVDLELKTAMEALFSSSPLAATLSLNVQLDSQMRVQTLINGNAAPSSEAEKALAGISNSLQFLASTDYPTACLIYKEAALENQAQDLIWQFLVTHLVSIGLGNIKRLFIIVDGALNYTRHTYPINSARFVLFPGYLSERNSFKVNKITIDRLANLRKDLPIVLFLGAGFSVSSKLMEGNDLRDIALQALIDPRKTMSPEERPGAFLRELIALRENREEDGETIGNLQNFARTLTLERVLSEEYRRGEGPIRSPTLRKFEEYNRKALQSRGMAVRNLQAIASHIIGSPDQKLIVAGVNFDTLVEHLSSDEFEVFATDQEFSHFPEYLSQYWEQPNAKIPYLKFHGSIDNFESVIATLSSTEVGLSREKSNAIEAILNLSEKIQWVFVGCSMRDVDLNRMYNSPQFSQKVIEYWVSPLIDDNVTRFITQYRRRSWEALRDKIKIEERMITETADVFMEYLKASISRQL